A region from the Salidesulfovibrio onnuriiensis genome encodes:
- a CDS encoding glycosyltransferase: protein MADTARTTLGMVLKGFPRISETFISNEIRLLETMGFRIHIFSMRQPREAFSHDSVKEIQAGVTYLPESMVRELPVLLWHTFMLLLERPGRFLSGLKLLFSRFASAPKKHTWLKHYMQAAFLVRKAKGMGLAHIHAHFAHTPTTVGMYAAHFEGVPFSFTGHAKDIYTQDPVRILDKIERAKFLVTCTRYNKRHLTEMAGSLKPVHCVYHGINLDLFSPNGRSQTAEAPYSVMTVARFVPKKGLDIILRALRKLRDKGLDFRYTLIGDGADRDKVLAQIEELGLGDVVDMPGTITHEQVIRHFETADLFVLGCRLAKDGDRDGIPNVVAESMAMGVPVASTNISGVPELVEHEKTGLLCESESVDGMAEVIERLLTDNALRQRVIPAAREKVSQVFNNKKLIEDLGNIYKSHGVPCGRE from the coding sequence ATGGCCGATACCGCACGTACGACCTTGGGCATGGTGCTCAAGGGGTTTCCGCGCATCTCGGAAACGTTCATTTCCAATGAAATCCGCCTGCTGGAAACCATGGGTTTCCGGATCCACATCTTTTCCATGCGCCAGCCGCGCGAGGCCTTCAGCCACGATTCGGTCAAGGAGATCCAGGCCGGAGTCACCTATCTGCCCGAGTCCATGGTCCGGGAACTGCCCGTGCTGCTCTGGCACACCTTCATGCTCCTGCTGGAGCGGCCCGGCCGGTTCCTTTCGGGCCTGAAGCTGCTCTTTTCCCGGTTCGCATCCGCGCCCAAGAAGCACACCTGGCTCAAGCACTACATGCAGGCCGCCTTCCTGGTGCGCAAGGCCAAGGGCATGGGGCTGGCGCACATCCATGCCCATTTTGCCCACACGCCCACCACCGTGGGCATGTACGCGGCCCATTTCGAGGGCGTTCCCTTCAGCTTCACGGGCCACGCCAAGGACATCTACACACAGGACCCGGTGCGCATTCTGGACAAGATCGAGCGGGCCAAGTTCCTGGTCACCTGCACCCGATACAACAAGCGGCACCTGACCGAAATGGCGGGCAGCCTCAAGCCCGTGCACTGCGTGTACCACGGCATCAACCTGGATCTGTTTTCCCCCAACGGCCGTTCGCAGACCGCCGAGGCCCCGTATTCGGTCATGACCGTGGCCCGGTTCGTGCCCAAGAAGGGGCTGGATATCATCCTGCGGGCCCTGCGCAAGCTGCGCGACAAGGGGCTCGACTTCCGCTACACGCTCATCGGCGACGGCGCGGACCGCGACAAGGTGCTGGCCCAGATCGAGGAGCTGGGGCTCGGCGACGTGGTGGACATGCCCGGGACCATCACCCACGAGCAGGTCATCAGGCATTTCGAAACCGCGGACCTGTTCGTGCTCGGGTGCCGCCTGGCCAAGGACGGCGACCGGGACGGCATTCCCAACGTGGTGGCCGAGTCCATGGCCATGGGCGTGCCCGTGGCCTCCACCAACATTTCGGGCGTGCCCGAGCTGGTGGAGCACGAGAAGACCGGGCTGCTCTGCGAGTCCGAGTCCGTGGACGGCATGGCCGAGGTCATCGAGAGGCTGCTCACGGACAACGCGCTGCGCCAGCGGGTCATCCCGGCCGCGCGGGAAAAGGTGAGCCAGGTCTTCAACAACAA
- a CDS encoding iron-sulfur cluster assembly scaffold protein encodes MNDLDQFVTNLQDNLNTQARETYGDAAFERWRNPPNHGMPAGANGHGVSTGSCGDTIEIFLKIENDTVQDSGFLTDGCASSIISGSMAAELALNKGCEDLTSITGEKVLEALGGNLGNDAHCAWLAANALHDAVGDYFRSILHPNANSASRETP; translated from the coding sequence ATGAACGACCTCGACCAGTTCGTAACCAACCTGCAAGACAACCTGAACACCCAGGCGCGCGAAACCTACGGCGACGCCGCCTTTGAGAGATGGCGCAACCCGCCCAACCACGGAATGCCCGCCGGGGCCAACGGCCACGGCGTTTCCACGGGCAGCTGCGGCGACACCATCGAAATATTCCTCAAGATCGAAAACGATACGGTTCAGGATTCCGGTTTTCTCACCGACGGATGCGCCTCGAGCATCATCAGCGGCTCCATGGCCGCGGAACTGGCCCTGAACAAGGGCTGCGAAGATCTCACGTCCATCACCGGAGAGAAGGTTCTCGAGGCCCTTGGCGGAAATCTCGGGAACGACGCGCACTGCGCCTGGCTGGCGGCCAACGCCCTTCACGACGCGGTCGGGGACTACTTCAGAAGCATTCTGCACCCAAACGCAAACTCCGCTTCACGGGAGACACCATGA
- a CDS encoding polysaccharide deacetylase family protein, translating to MIEKALADIRRELDAWGETGRTAFLWWRDDDAARATPELETLLALSARYSIPCNLAVIPARAEGSLQERLAAAGQVWVLQHGYAHVNHAPRNQGLGAWELGLHRPLEQILLDLKRGREELEALFGGRFVPAVVPPWNRIDPALFPHLRPLGFCGVSAEWNRDQTFEIDGVRIVSAHADLLRWKGKQAAFAGAGRVAQSLVEHLRAKRLGRAEPREPSGVLTHHLEMDGPAWEFMDVLLRATTTHGACRWLAAEDIFAQGRDK from the coding sequence ATGATCGAAAAGGCATTGGCCGACATCCGGCGGGAACTGGACGCCTGGGGCGAGACGGGGCGCACCGCCTTCCTGTGGTGGCGCGACGACGACGCGGCCCGGGCCACGCCCGAGCTGGAAACCCTGCTGGCCCTTTCCGCACGCTATTCCATCCCCTGCAACCTGGCCGTGATTCCCGCCCGGGCAGAGGGCTCGCTGCAGGAACGGCTGGCCGCCGCCGGCCAGGTCTGGGTGCTCCAGCACGGATACGCCCACGTGAACCACGCCCCGCGCAACCAGGGCCTGGGGGCCTGGGAGCTGGGCCTGCACCGACCCCTGGAGCAGATTCTTCTTGACCTGAAACGCGGCAGGGAAGAACTTGAGGCCCTGTTCGGCGGGCGCTTCGTTCCGGCGGTGGTGCCTCCCTGGAACCGCATTGACCCGGCCCTGTTTCCGCACCTGCGTCCCCTCGGCTTTTGCGGGGTGTCTGCGGAATGGAACCGTGACCAGACCTTTGAAATCGACGGCGTGCGCATAGTGTCGGCGCACGCGGACCTGCTGCGCTGGAAAGGAAAACAGGCCGCCTTTGCAGGGGCCGGACGCGTGGCCCAAAGCCTGGTGGAACACCTGCGGGCCAAGCGGCTCGGTCGGGCCGAACCCCGAGAACCCTCGGGAGTGCTCACCCATCACCTGGAGATGGACGGGCCGGCCTGGGAATTCATGGACGTCCTGCTGCGGGCGACAACGACACACGGTGCGTGCCGCTGGCTGGCGGCGGAAGATATTTTTGCACAGGGGAGAGACAAGTGA
- a CDS encoding rubredoxin-like domain-containing protein: MNDNEVILAVAFSRESRNAARNAMAALKADKDGHPRAARLLRAVAAGQEVHAGKLLMLLRGKLGDTGENLAVAREKLEDILADYPDMLARLQEARDRAGESMLSQFLKTAVGHKGRLARFDEDRDAHYQVCGVCGFLAEGEAPERCPVCHAVQGRFFSPG, encoded by the coding sequence ATGAATGACAATGAAGTGATTTTGGCCGTGGCCTTCTCGCGCGAATCGCGCAATGCGGCGCGCAACGCCATGGCCGCGCTCAAGGCGGACAAGGACGGCCATCCCCGGGCGGCCAGACTGCTGCGGGCGGTGGCCGCGGGCCAGGAGGTGCACGCCGGGAAGCTGCTCATGCTTTTGCGCGGCAAGCTCGGGGACACCGGGGAGAACCTGGCCGTGGCCAGGGAAAAGCTGGAGGATATCCTTGCAGACTACCCGGACATGCTCGCCAGGCTGCAAGAGGCAAGGGACCGCGCCGGCGAGTCCATGCTGTCCCAGTTCCTGAAGACGGCCGTGGGCCACAAGGGCAGGCTGGCACGGTTCGACGAGGACAGGGACGCGCACTACCAGGTCTGCGGCGTCTGTGGTTTCCTGGCCGAGGGCGAGGCCCCGGAGCGCTGTCCGGTGTGCCATGCCGTGCAGGGGCGGTTTTTCAGCCCGGGCTAG
- a CDS encoding glycosyltransferase family protein, which yields MSTNGTYNILMYSHDTYGLGHIRRTMAIARAMVQKDVNILILTGSPIAGRYNLPQGVDFVRVPGMIKQSNTVYVPHSIKVDPKQAIAIRRNIITATTKTFKPDLFIVDKVPTGLKDEVKPTLKWLRRYCPKARIVLGLRDILDNVENTREEWDRKQYIEVLRELYTEIWVYGDQTLYDPIMEYSFPEDIAAKTRFTGYIPRKRPTPRNGRKKEKLVVVTIGGGGDGYPVLDNYLTMLENNGGVTFKTLMITGPFLPDDKLDSLAQRARRLGVRFTAFVKNLEKKIAQADLVISMGGYNTLCEILSQKKVALIIPRDHPREEQLIRARVFAERGLVDYIEWDKLSPEAMRAKVDAMLDDPWPYQNAMQNFSMTGLDFMRNRLAQFRNHSED from the coding sequence ATGAGCACAAACGGCACCTACAACATCCTGATGTATTCCCACGACACCTACGGGCTGGGACACATCCGCCGGACCATGGCCATTGCCCGCGCCATGGTGCAGAAGGACGTCAACATCCTCATCCTCACGGGGTCGCCCATCGCCGGGCGCTACAACCTCCCCCAGGGCGTGGATTTCGTGCGCGTTCCGGGCATGATCAAGCAGTCCAACACGGTCTACGTGCCGCACTCCATCAAGGTGGATCCCAAGCAGGCCATCGCCATCCGACGCAACATCATCACCGCCACCACCAAGACCTTCAAGCCGGACCTGTTCATCGTGGACAAGGTGCCCACCGGGCTCAAGGACGAGGTAAAGCCCACGCTCAAGTGGCTGCGGCGGTACTGTCCCAAGGCGCGCATCGTGCTCGGCCTGCGCGACATCCTGGACAACGTGGAGAACACCCGCGAGGAATGGGATCGCAAGCAGTACATCGAGGTGCTGCGCGAGCTGTACACCGAGATCTGGGTCTACGGCGACCAGACCCTGTACGACCCGATCATGGAGTACTCCTTTCCCGAGGACATCGCGGCCAAGACCCGTTTCACCGGGTACATCCCGCGCAAGAGACCCACGCCGCGCAACGGCAGGAAAAAGGAGAAGCTGGTGGTGGTGACCATCGGCGGGGGCGGTGACGGCTACCCCGTGCTGGACAACTACCTGACCATGCTGGAAAACAACGGCGGCGTGACCTTCAAGACCCTCATGATCACCGGCCCGTTCCTGCCGGACGACAAGCTGGACAGCCTGGCCCAGCGCGCCCGCAGGCTGGGCGTGCGCTTCACCGCCTTCGTCAAGAACCTGGAAAAGAAGATCGCCCAGGCCGACCTGGTCATCAGCATGGGCGGCTACAACACCCTGTGCGAGATCCTTTCCCAGAAAAAGGTGGCCCTGATCATCCCGCGCGACCATCCGCGCGAGGAACAGCTCATCCGCGCCCGGGTCTTTGCCGAGCGCGGTCTGGTGGACTACATCGAGTGGGACAAGCTCAGCCCGGAGGCCATGCGCGCCAAGGTGGACGCCATGCTCGACGATCCCTGGCCCTACCAGAACGCCATGCAGAATTTTTCCATGACCGGGCTCGATTTCATGCGCAACCGCCTTGCGCAGTTCCGTAACCATAGCGAGGACTAA
- a CDS encoding CGGC domain-containing protein yields the protein MTKIGIIRCEKNENKCPLTACFTCLEQKTQAFKDYEQTTLAGVFTCRCDQDNVEDLAKILKAKGAEAIHVPTCLFANKVDGQWIMEGGGLCDRLDSLLERMRQATGLPCVMGSAHLPEGFAPEI from the coding sequence ATGACCAAAATCGGCATCATTCGCTGCGAAAAGAACGAAAACAAATGTCCGCTCACCGCCTGCTTCACCTGCCTGGAGCAGAAGACCCAGGCCTTCAAGGACTATGAACAGACCACGCTGGCGGGCGTCTTCACCTGCCGGTGCGACCAGGACAACGTGGAAGACCTGGCGAAAATCCTCAAGGCCAAGGGCGCCGAGGCCATCCATGTGCCCACCTGCCTGTTCGCCAACAAAGTGGACGGGCAATGGATCATGGAGGGCGGCGGCCTGTGCGACCGGCTCGACTCCCTGCTCGAACGCATGCGCCAGGCTACGGGCCTACCCTGCGTCATGGGCTCCGCGCATCTGCCCGAGGGCTTTGCGCCGGAAATTTAG
- a CDS encoding sigma-54 interaction domain-containing protein, with protein sequence MPSHEPSCTQYQAILESISDGVFTVDLDWRITSFNRAAEEITGIPRHEALGKPCSEVFRSTMCNERCCLRETRRTGKPLVGRSGYIIDAAGNRIPISLSTAVLRNAQGTVIGGAETFRDLSEVEALRHELDASFRAGDLVSRSPLMQRVFASLEPVAASSSTVLILGETGTGKELIARTIHQLSPRANGPFVAVNCGALPESLLESELFGYKTGAFTGAERDKPGRFSLAAGGVLFLDEIGAISPAMQVRLLRALQERTYDPLGSVRPETSDVRIIAATNSDLAELVRQKKFREDFYYRINVARVELPPLRQRKEDIPLLCMDFIQHFNALQGAQVEGLSSETLSLLMLHSWPGNVRELRNVIERAFIVRQEGLIEPAHLPPDFLRQVGHEDAPTLQGLDQAVKNLETQLIRNALARHNGNRLAAARELGIHKSTLFRKIRQLRIELPNRDGRSRLRNDGAE encoded by the coding sequence ATGCCCAGCCACGAACCGTCCTGCACGCAATACCAGGCCATCCTGGAAAGCATCTCCGACGGCGTGTTCACCGTGGACCTGGACTGGCGCATCACCTCCTTCAACCGCGCCGCCGAGGAGATCACGGGCATCCCCCGGCACGAGGCCCTGGGCAAGCCGTGCTCCGAGGTCTTCCGCTCCACCATGTGCAACGAACGCTGCTGCCTGCGCGAAACCAGGCGCACGGGCAAACCGCTGGTGGGGCGCAGCGGGTACATCATCGACGCGGCCGGGAACCGGATTCCCATCAGCCTGTCCACGGCCGTGCTGCGCAACGCACAGGGCACGGTCATCGGCGGGGCCGAAACCTTCCGCGACCTAAGCGAGGTGGAGGCGCTGCGCCACGAGCTGGACGCCAGCTTCCGCGCGGGGGACCTGGTCAGCCGCAGCCCGCTCATGCAGCGCGTGTTCGCCTCCCTGGAACCCGTGGCCGCCAGCTCCAGCACCGTGCTCATCCTGGGCGAGACCGGCACGGGCAAGGAGCTCATCGCCCGCACCATCCACCAGCTGAGCCCGCGCGCAAACGGCCCGTTCGTGGCCGTGAACTGCGGCGCCCTACCCGAGTCCCTGCTGGAATCCGAGCTCTTCGGGTACAAAACCGGGGCCTTTACCGGGGCGGAAAGGGACAAGCCCGGCCGGTTCAGCCTGGCCGCGGGCGGCGTCCTGTTCCTGGACGAGATCGGCGCCATCAGCCCGGCCATGCAGGTGCGCCTGCTCCGGGCGCTCCAGGAGCGTACCTACGACCCCCTGGGCAGTGTCCGCCCCGAGACCTCGGACGTGCGCATCATTGCCGCCACCAACAGCGACCTGGCCGAACTGGTGCGGCAGAAAAAGTTCCGCGAGGACTTCTACTACCGCATCAACGTGGCCCGCGTGGAGCTGCCCCCCCTGCGCCAGCGCAAGGAGGACATCCCGCTGCTGTGCATGGATTTCATCCAGCATTTCAACGCTCTGCAGGGCGCACAGGTGGAGGGTCTCAGTTCCGAGACCCTTTCCCTGCTCATGCTCCATTCCTGGCCCGGAAACGTCCGGGAACTGCGCAACGTTATCGAGCGGGCCTTCATTGTCCGCCAGGAAGGGCTCATCGAACCGGCCCACCTGCCGCCGGACTTTCTCCGCCAGGTGGGGCACGAGGACGCACCCACACTCCAGGGGCTGGACCAGGCCGTGAAAAACCTGGAGACCCAGCTCATCCGCAACGCCCTGGCCCGCCACAACGGCAACCGGCTGGCCGCGGCCAGGGAACTGGGCATCCACAAAAGCACCCTGTTCCGCAAGATCCGCCAACTGAGGATCGAACTGCCCAACAGAGACGGCCGGTCCCGGCTCCGGAACGACGGCGCAGAGTAG
- a CDS encoding HD domain-containing protein, translating to MSQPFKDAIGFCKTIMRNGYDAYVINARLQELTLSEAGSEQEIDICTEAGLDELQKLFPTINPSQDKGIVGTLDEGGATYFFYPADVELSSYTEESVSKMTPRLLKRLEARGDIPLSTVCPYIPKAKDMYAEFADLSEGEVRFKGIPDESLKKDYTLAYRALRFAANYDLRIEPNTWAAIVRNSRRVLDYVPMPDFIDEWRKVEAECMYRFLELLFDSMLLHGLVPELAALSRVKQIKNEEEGEETVLQHTLDVMKAYPEDLPYDWYGTVACMFHDVGKLYTADYYGEQWHFLQHHRVGAKVTRKILKRLSFMPEDIDLICDLVQNHMRPHFMLTDKGIRRLKCLDEYPRIMEMVKADIKARNGSWREFNHNLKMAERADIPEETIEPFLNGNEIMQATGLQPGPRVGMIREQLLKAQIEGDVPTPEEAVEYVKKLAKTM from the coding sequence ATGTCTCAGCCTTTCAAAGATGCCATAGGTTTCTGCAAGACCATCATGCGTAACGGCTACGATGCCTACGTGATCAATGCCCGCCTCCAGGAATTGACCCTGTCCGAGGCCGGAAGCGAGCAGGAAATCGACATCTGCACCGAAGCCGGACTGGATGAGCTGCAGAAGCTTTTTCCCACCATCAATCCCTCTCAGGACAAGGGCATCGTCGGTACCCTGGATGAAGGGGGAGCGACCTACTTCTTCTACCCGGCCGACGTGGAACTCAGCTCCTATACCGAGGAAAGCGTTTCCAAGATGACCCCGAGGCTGCTCAAGCGCCTCGAGGCCCGCGGCGACATCCCTCTGTCCACCGTGTGCCCTTACATCCCCAAGGCCAAGGACATGTATGCCGAGTTCGCGGACCTGTCCGAGGGCGAGGTGCGCTTCAAGGGCATCCCGGACGAGTCGCTCAAGAAGGACTACACCCTGGCCTACCGCGCCCTGCGCTTCGCGGCCAACTACGACCTGCGCATCGAGCCCAATACCTGGGCCGCCATCGTGCGCAACTCCCGCCGCGTGCTCGACTACGTGCCCATGCCCGATTTCATCGACGAATGGCGCAAGGTCGAGGCCGAGTGCATGTACAGGTTCCTGGAGCTGCTCTTCGATTCCATGCTGCTGCACGGGCTGGTTCCCGAGCTGGCCGCCCTGTCGCGGGTCAAGCAGATCAAGAACGAGGAAGAGGGCGAGGAAACCGTGCTCCAGCACACCCTGGACGTCATGAAGGCCTATCCCGAGGACCTGCCCTACGACTGGTACGGCACCGTGGCCTGCATGTTTCACGACGTGGGCAAGCTCTACACCGCCGACTACTACGGTGAACAGTGGCACTTCCTGCAGCACCACCGCGTGGGCGCCAAGGTCACCCGCAAGATCCTCAAGCGCCTCAGCTTCATGCCCGAGGACATCGACCTGATCTGCGACCTGGTCCAGAACCACATGCGGCCGCATTTCATGCTCACGGACAAGGGCATCCGCCGTCTCAAGTGCTTGGACGAGTATCCGCGCATCATGGAGATGGTCAAGGCGGACATCAAGGCTCGCAACGGCTCCTGGCGCGAATTCAACCACAACCTCAAGATGGCCGAACGCGCGGACATCCCCGAGGAGACCATCGAGCCGTTCCTCAACGGCAACGAGATCATGCAGGCCACCGGCCTGCAGCCCGGTCCCCGCGTGGGCATGATCCGCGAGCAGCTGCTCAAGGCCCAGATCGAAGGCGACGTTCCCACCCCGGAAGAGGCCGTGGAATACGTCAAGAAGCTGGCCAAGACCATGTAG
- a CDS encoding DUF5320 domain-containing protein yields the protein MPGRDGTGPMGMGSRTGRGLGVCTGANAPRRGRWVGAGFGMGYRGYRWQGNVPAYAPAAPNDRQALEERAALLEAELKDLQQRIAELEQEE from the coding sequence ATGCCAGGAAGAGACGGAACAGGTCCCATGGGAATGGGATCGCGCACCGGAAGAGGTCTTGGTGTTTGCACCGGAGCCAATGCACCCCGCCGCGGCCGGTGGGTCGGAGCCGGGTTCGGCATGGGCTACCGGGGGTACCGCTGGCAGGGAAACGTCCCGGCCTACGCCCCCGCGGCCCCGAACGACCGGCAGGCCCTCGAGGAACGCGCCGCGTTGCTTGAAGCGGAATTGAAAGACCTGCAGCAGCGCATTGCCGAGCTTGAGCAGGAAGAATAA
- a CDS encoding GNAT family N-acetyltransferase, producing the protein MTPKIRRVDPRDIPAICELLHENMNSTFSVERWRRLFQPNWCDGRPQDMGLVVEDAGRIVGFHGHVCSHRMIRGQRERFVNFSSWYLLKEYRGLGLGGKLVRKAIEDPESTYTVFSLSPKRTEMFRTLGMEPLENQRLLWRKRGPAEISLTTDVDNIWYRVWPEEQRFLDDNSPYGVEACLVTSSCDECLVLFTVSEKGDGTTYFDVLYRNNPRMFTELAQSIANAILPDGDAVLAADRRFALGGGLDARVETIRSPRFFKAPDRLKPEDVDLLYSELQLLDLKLD; encoded by the coding sequence GTGACCCCAAAAATACGACGTGTGGATCCGCGGGACATTCCCGCCATCTGCGAACTGCTGCATGAAAACATGAACAGCACCTTTTCCGTGGAGCGCTGGCGCAGGCTGTTCCAGCCCAACTGGTGCGACGGCCGTCCCCAGGACATGGGGCTTGTGGTGGAGGACGCGGGCAGGATCGTGGGCTTTCACGGCCATGTCTGTTCCCACCGCATGATCCGAGGCCAGCGGGAGCGGTTCGTCAACTTTTCCTCCTGGTACCTGCTCAAGGAATACCGGGGCCTGGGCCTGGGCGGCAAGCTGGTCCGCAAGGCCATCGAGGACCCGGAATCCACGTACACGGTCTTTTCCCTTTCCCCCAAACGCACGGAAATGTTCCGCACCCTGGGCATGGAGCCGCTCGAAAACCAGCGGCTGCTCTGGCGCAAGAGGGGGCCGGCCGAAATCAGCCTGACCACGGACGTGGACAACATCTGGTACCGGGTCTGGCCCGAGGAGCAGCGCTTCCTGGACGACAACTCCCCCTACGGCGTGGAGGCCTGCCTGGTCACCTCCAGCTGCGACGAATGTCTGGTGCTTTTCACCGTGTCCGAAAAGGGCGACGGCACCACCTATTTCGACGTGCTCTACCGCAACAACCCGCGCATGTTCACGGAACTGGCCCAGTCCATTGCCAACGCCATCCTCCCGGACGGCGACGCGGTGCTGGCCGCGGACCGGCGTTTCGCGCTCGGGGGCGGCCTGGACGCCCGGGTGGAAACGATCCGTTCCCCGCGATTCTTCAAGGCGCCCGACCGCCTCAAGCCCGAGGACGTGGACCTGCTCTATTCGGAACTGCAGCTCCTGGACCTGAAGCTCGACTAG
- a CDS encoding NifB/NifX family molybdenum-iron cluster-binding protein, which produces MNAAFSTWQGRIAPVFDVAPDVALAGPTAAPGELPRASLDCRTPETILASLRERGISVLVCGAISRPLQLFLASQGIAIHAFVTGEVAEVVRAWHEGRLDEERFRMPGCGGMRGGRGKRQRRRGGRPPWRGAPL; this is translated from the coding sequence ATGAACGCAGCCTTCAGCACATGGCAGGGACGGATTGCGCCGGTCTTTGACGTGGCCCCGGACGTGGCCCTGGCCGGCCCAACCGCAGCCCCCGGAGAACTCCCACGGGCCTCCCTGGACTGCCGCACCCCGGAAACGATCCTGGCCTCGCTCCGCGAGCGCGGGATTTCCGTGCTGGTCTGCGGTGCCATATCCCGTCCGCTGCAACTCTTCCTCGCCAGCCAGGGCATCGCCATCCATGCCTTTGTCACCGGAGAGGTGGCCGAGGTGGTGCGGGCCTGGCACGAAGGCCGCCTGGACGAGGAACGGTTCCGCATGCCCGGATGCGGCGGAATGCGAGGCGGCCGGGGAAAGCGTCAGCGGCGCCGTGGGGGACGCCCTCCATGGCGCGGCGCGCCCCTGTAG
- a CDS encoding bacteriohemerythrin — protein sequence MVRSLYTFLSLVAVLFAALGAGVLLSAAGVWQWLGIGAALIGIGLSIAALFAARGSSRIPAEKVARTAESLALGKPVKIDDSYGDLTRGLGLLMELYDEQRSRADEAESLLESLRAESAEAVAHAQEARAKAEQARKEGLLEAGERLRGLVSGLAASGERLSAQVEQVNKGAVLQNERADETLNSVEDLTARILDVARGAGEAADSANAAREKAEDGSEEVRKVVESVMDVQARTGRMKQGLDSLGTRAEGIGQIMGMITDIADQTNLLALNAAIEAARAGDAGRGFAVVADEVRKLAEKTMQATKEVEEAVLAIQQETRTSIREMDEAASAVEQSAQLAQDAGNALREIVEIVGLSDRQVREIASAAEQQSAASEEINSAIGDVSRIAAETADGMRESSDALHALGAMSEKLGDFVFELTGQRMEKVRVEPARKAVAAAAPAAQSGGMIQWDDSFSVGVKEIDRQHQRLMELINALHDAMRSGKGNNVMGRILGELKDYTVTHFAYEEDLFSKHEYPGRLAHEAAHRKLVGQVMDFESQFVSGKAAITMDLMLFLKDWLINHIQKTDKKYGPFLNGRGVH from the coding sequence ATGGTTCGCTCTCTTTACACGTTCCTGTCACTTGTTGCCGTCCTTTTCGCCGCCCTGGGCGCGGGCGTCCTCCTGTCCGCCGCAGGCGTATGGCAGTGGCTGGGAATCGGAGCGGCTCTGATCGGGATCGGCCTGAGCATTGCGGCCCTGTTCGCGGCCCGTGGCAGTTCCAGGATACCGGCGGAAAAGGTGGCCCGGACAGCCGAAAGCCTGGCCCTGGGCAAACCCGTGAAAATAGACGACAGCTATGGCGACCTGACTCGCGGCCTGGGACTCCTCATGGAACTGTACGACGAACAGCGCTCCAGGGCGGACGAGGCGGAAAGCCTGCTGGAATCCCTGCGCGCGGAATCCGCCGAGGCCGTGGCCCATGCCCAGGAAGCGCGCGCCAAGGCCGAACAGGCCCGGAAAGAGGGCTTGCTCGAGGCCGGTGAACGGCTGCGGGGACTGGTCTCCGGGCTGGCCGCCTCCGGCGAGCGCCTTTCCGCCCAGGTGGAGCAGGTCAACAAGGGGGCCGTCCTTCAGAATGAACGGGCCGACGAAACCCTCAATTCCGTGGAAGACCTCACCGCGCGCATCCTGGATGTGGCCCGCGGCGCGGGCGAAGCGGCCGACAGCGCCAATGCGGCCCGGGAGAAGGCCGAGGACGGCTCCGAGGAAGTGCGCAAGGTGGTGGAATCGGTCATGGACGTGCAGGCCCGCACCGGGCGCATGAAGCAAGGCCTGGACAGCCTGGGCACCCGCGCCGAGGGCATCGGTCAGATCATGGGCATGATCACGGACATTGCGGACCAGACCAACCTCCTGGCCTTGAACGCGGCCATCGAGGCGGCCCGCGCCGGTGACGCCGGGCGCGGCTTCGCGGTGGTGGCCGACGAGGTGCGCAAGCTGGCCGAAAAGACCATGCAGGCCACCAAGGAAGTGGAGGAGGCGGTGCTGGCCATCCAGCAGGAAACCCGCACCAGCATCCGGGAAATGGACGAGGCGGCCAGCGCCGTGGAACAAAGTGCGCAACTGGCCCAGGACGCGGGGAACGCCCTGCGCGAGATCGTCGAGATCGTCGGGCTTTCCGACCGCCAGGTGCGCGAGATCGCCTCGGCCGCCGAGCAGCAGTCCGCGGCCAGCGAGGAAATCAATTCGGCCATCGGCGACGTGAGCCGCATTGCCGCGGAAACCGCCGACGGCATGCGGGAATCCTCGGATGCCCTGCACGCCTTGGGCGCCATGTCCGAAAAACTCGGGGACTTCGTCTTCGAGCTCACGGGTCAGCGCATGGAAAAGGTCCGGGTCGAACCGGCGCGAAAGGCGGTTGCCGCAGCAGCTCCCGCCGCACAGTCCGGGGGCATGATCCAGTGGGACGACAGCTTTTCCGTGGGCGTGAAGGAAATCGACCGCCAGCACCAGCGGCTCATGGAGCTGATCAACGCCCTGCACGACGCCATGCGCTCGGGCAAGGGCAACAACGTCATGGGAAGGATCCTCGGGGAGCTCAAGGACTACACGGTCACCCATTTCGCCTACGAGGAAGACCTCTTTTCCAAACACGAATATCCGGGTCGGCTGGCGCACGAGGCCGCCCACCGGAAGCTCGTGGGCCAGGTCATGGATTTCGAATCCCAATTCGTTTCGGGCAAGGCGGCCATCACCATGGACCTCATGCTCTTCCTCAAGGACTGGCTCATCAACCACATCCAGAAGACCGACAAGAAGTACGGCCCGTTCCTGAACGGCAGGGGGGTTCACTGA